Proteins co-encoded in one candidate division WOR-3 bacterium genomic window:
- a CDS encoding class I SAM-dependent methyltransferase encodes MIIDFKAVKPFSKIARFYDELMEYVSYKSWVDYSLSFLDIFNVKKRRFLDLACGTLTPTIYLSEFCENIVGLDRSIQMLEVGKAKIQKLKNKKIKLIVSDLRNFHFKKNFDAIFCFFDSMNYLLSEENLFNCFKCAYENLERGGVFIFDMNTIFALKEIWDSRIEVKVHKNFTSIWKNEWIEEEKISKLEIQIEWEENGEKKSVKEFHFEKGYKVEEIINILKKAGFRIANVYEHLKYSEPNSYTTRVQYVSIK; translated from the coding sequence TTGATTATTGACTTTAAAGCAGTAAAGCCTTTTTCAAAGATAGCCCGGTTTTACGATGAACTTATGGAATATGTTTCTTATAAAAGCTGGGTTGATTATTCCCTTTCCTTTCTTGATATTTTTAATGTTAAAAAAAGAAGATTTCTTGATCTTGCATGTGGCACATTAACTCCAACTATTTATCTTTCTGAGTTTTGTGAAAATATTGTCGGTCTTGATAGGTCAATTCAAATGCTTGAAGTTGGAAAAGCTAAAATTCAGAAATTAAAAAATAAAAAAATTAAGCTTATTGTTTCAGATTTAAGAAATTTTCATTTCAAGAAAAATTTTGATGCCATTTTCTGTTTTTTTGATAGTATGAATTACTTGCTTTCTGAAGAAAATCTTTTCAATTGTTTTAAATGTGCTTACGAAAATCTTGAAAGAGGTGGTGTTTTTATATTTGATATGAATACCATTTTTGCTTTAAAAGAAATATGGGATTCAAGAATCGAAGTAAAGGTTCATAAAAATTTTACTTCAATATGGAAAAATGAGTGGATTGAGGAGGAAAAAATTTCTAAACTTGAAATACAAATTGAATGGGAAGAAAACGGTGAAAAAAAATCTGTTAAAGAATTTCACTTTGAAAAAGGTTATAAAGTAGAAGAAATTATAAATATTCTAAAAAAAGCTGGATTCAGAATAGCTAATGTATATGAACATTTGAAGTATAGTGAACCAAATTCTTATACTACAAGAGTGCAATATGTATCAATAAAATGA
- a CDS encoding endonuclease Q family protein codes for MKCFITDIHVHSPYSRATSSNMRPDILSKYAKLKGINLLGTGDILHPEYRRELKKILKERGDGYFEVNEVLFILTTEISLVFLKEGKVRKIHIVLTFPDFITVEKLEKKLSLYGSLTSDGRPTLSLDTVRFIEIIREISKDIMIIPAHIWTPWFSLFGSNSGFDSLEEAFENYISEITALETGLSSDPEMNWMLSSLDKFSLVSNSDSHSPDRIGREANVFKGYLSYKELKEVLEKKDKEKFLFTIEFFPEEGKYHYDGHRNCGISLHPEESKKLNYICPKCGRLLTVGVLSRVYKLADREMGYKPSDYIPYKNLVPLKEIISQAIGKSENTKETEKIWEILIKKFENEINVLMDVSYEEISKTVDSRIALGIKNMREGKVKKIPGYDGVYGIIKVYEDIEVKIVERDEDNEEREPQMSLF; via the coding sequence ATGAAATGCTTTATTACGGATATTCATGTTCATTCCCCTTACTCAAGAGCGACAAGCTCAAATATGAGACCTGATATTCTTTCTAAATATGCAAAACTTAAGGGGATTAACTTATTAGGAACAGGTGACATCCTGCATCCTGAATACAGAAGAGAACTTAAAAAAATTTTAAAAGAAAGAGGAGATGGATATTTTGAGGTGAATGAAGTTTTATTCATATTGACTACAGAAATAAGTCTTGTATTTTTGAAAGAAGGGAAAGTGAGGAAAATTCATATTGTTTTAACCTTTCCCGATTTTATAACAGTGGAAAAACTTGAAAAGAAATTATCCCTTTATGGTTCTCTCACTTCTGATGGAAGACCCACTCTATCCCTTGATACTGTTAGATTTATAGAAATTATAAGGGAAATTTCAAAGGATATAATGATTATTCCTGCTCATATATGGACACCCTGGTTTTCCCTTTTTGGTTCCAATTCAGGTTTTGATTCACTTGAAGAGGCTTTTGAAAATTATATATCAGAAATTACTGCTTTAGAAACAGGTCTTTCATCTGATCCTGAAATGAACTGGATGCTTTCATCCCTTGATAAATTTTCTCTTGTTTCCAATTCAGATTCCCATTCACCTGATAGAATAGGTAGGGAAGCTAATGTTTTTAAAGGTTATCTTTCCTATAAAGAATTAAAGGAGGTTTTGGAAAAAAAAGATAAAGAAAAATTTTTATTTACTATTGAATTTTTTCCTGAAGAGGGTAAGTATCATTATGATGGACACAGAAATTGTGGAATCTCACTCCATCCAGAGGAATCCAAAAAATTGAATTATATTTGTCCAAAATGTGGAAGATTATTAACTGTAGGTGTGCTTTCAAGAGTTTATAAGCTTGCTGATAGAGAAATGGGTTATAAGCCCTCAGACTATATACCATATAAAAATCTTGTTCCCTTAAAGGAAATAATATCGCAAGCAATAGGAAAAAGTGAAAATACAAAAGAAACAGAAAAAATATGGGAAATTCTAATAAAAAAATTTGAAAATGAAATTAATGTTTTAATGGATGTTTCTTATGAAGAAATTTCCAAAACAGTGGATTCAAGAATTGCTTTAGGTATTAAAAATATGCGAGAAGGAAAGGTTAAGAAAATTCCGGGTTATGATGGTGTTTATGGAATCATAAAAGTTTATGAGGATATTGAAGTAAAAATTGTAGAAAGGGATGAGG